One Helicoverpa armigera isolate CAAS_96S chromosome 1, ASM3070526v1, whole genome shotgun sequence genomic window carries:
- the LOC110379461 gene encoding atypical kinase COQ8B, mitochondrial isoform X3, whose protein sequence is MDQQMKDEIDELNREFNRTFDTLKKVQTMENSAAVSAKTNEFRQDKVQIMAPIEDLQLKEDKEKRADDILLAVTSAESAADVPSPRPKSQAGLASPTPVSQSVSASPKPVAKKKIRVALSENSKARVVPSSRLGRMFSFGSLAAGLGVGTVAQYARNTFQQVTGNVDESANSFLSPANAERIVDTLCKVRGAALKLGQLLSIQDDSMISPELQRIFQRVRQSADFMPSWQVEKVMSSQLGPEWRHRVASFEDKPFAAASIGQVHLAVLHDGKEVAVKVQYPGVAKGINSDIDNLVGVMKVWNMFPKGMFIDNIVEVAKKELSWEVDYIREAECTKKFKKLLAPYPEYFVPDVIDELCAPEVITTELIDGVPLDKLFDAAYEVRVDIAYKIMQLCLREMFVLRCMQTDPNWANFFYNPTTKQVILLDFGATREYSKEFMDQYIEIIHAASLGDRDAILRMSKEMKFLTGYESKMMEQTHVDTVMIMGEVFTGGGGGFDFGTQQTTRRIHALVPTILAQRLCPPPEEIYSLHRKLSGVFLLCAKLRVKLDCTAMFQEIYQQYKTDSFR, encoded by the exons ATGGATCAACAGATGAAAGACGAAATTGACGAGCTGAACAGGGAGTTCAACAGGACATTTGATACTTTGAAAAAAGTTCAGACAATGGAAAACTCAGCTGCGGTTTCTGCCAAAACCAATGAATTCCGGCAGGATAAAGTACAGATAATGGCACCTATTGAGGATTTACAATTGAAAGAAGACAAAGAAAAGAGGGCTGATGATATTCTTCTGGCTGTTACTTCTGCTGAATCTGCGGCAGATGTGCCTAGTCCCAGGCCAAAGAGTCAAGCTGGCCTTGCATCGCCGACGCCTGTGTCCCAATCTGTGTCCGCATCGCCGAAGCCTGTGGCTAAGAAAAAGATTAGAGTTGCT CTAAGCGAGAATTCGAAAGCCCGCGTTGTGCCTTCTTCCCGCCTCGGCCGTATGTTTTCATTTGGATCGCTGGCAGCGGGACTTGGGGTAGGGACAGTTGCTCAATACGCTCGGAACACGTTCCAGCAGGTGACTGGTAACGTTGACGAGTCCGCCAACTCGTTCCTGTCTCCGGCAAACGCGGAGAGGATCGTCGATACGCTTTGTAAAGTCAGAG GTGCTGCTCTAAAGCTTGGCCAACTGCTAAGCATTCAAGATGACTCGATGATATCTCCAGAGCTGCAGCGTATTTTCCAACGCGTGCGCCAGTCTGCCGACTTCATGCCGTCGTGGCAGGTGGAAAAGGTCATGAGTTCACAACTTGGGCCCGAGTGGAGGCACAGGGTCGCGAGCTTCGAGGACAAGCCATTTGCTGCTGCCTCTATTG GTCAAGTCCACCTGGCTGTGCTACACGACGGCAAGGAGGTAGCAGTCAAGGTCCAGTACCCAGGCGTCGCTAAAGGGATCAACAGCGATATCGACAACCTCGTGGGAGTTATGAAG GTATGGAACATGTTTCCCAAAGGGATGTTCATAGACAACATAGTGGAGGTTGCTAAGAAAGAGCTGTCATGGGAAGTGGACTACATACGTGAAGCCGAATGCACCAAGAAGTTCAAGAAACTGCTCGCTCCCTACCCGGAGTACTTCGTGCCTGATGTTATTG ACGAGTTATGTGCCCCAGAGGTAATAACAACTGAACTGATTGACGGAGTGCCGCTAGACAAACTGTTTGACGCAGCGTACGAAGTTCGCGTTGATATAGCCTACAAGATCATGCAGTTGTGCCTCCGAGAAATGTTTGTACTGCGGTGCATGCAAACTGACCCCAACTGGGCCAATTTCTTCTACAACCCGACTACTAAACAG GTGATTCTACTGGACTTCGGAGCCACCCGGGAGTACTCGAAAGAGTTTATGGACCAGTACATTGAGATCATTCACGCGGCGTCTCTGGGTGACAGGGATGCTATACTGCGGATGTCAAAGGAGATGAAGTTCCTGACTGGTTATGAATCTAAG ATGATGGAACAGACGCACGTGGACACGGTGATGATCATGGGCGAGGTGTTCACGGGCGGAGGCGGCGGCTTCGACTTCGGCACGCAGCAGACCACGCGCCGCATCCACGCGCTCGTGCCCACCATCCTCGCGCAGCGCCTGTGTCCGCCGCCCGAGGAGATCTACTCGCTGCACCGCAAGCTGTCCGGCGTCTTCCTGCTCTGCGCCAAGCTGCGCGTCAAGCTGGACTGCACCGCCATGTTCCAGGAGATCTACCAGCAGTACAAGACCGACAGCTTCAGATAG
- the LOC110379461 gene encoding atypical kinase COQ8B, mitochondrial isoform X2 produces the protein MSHINDLIGVLRGLRLVVEAGVKAQAEASTLIWNTSSLKPLLSNCPTNPLAMNPNPPSAKELMERAFVVAHGFRQFAAMHVPNVNASTASPEMDQQMKDEIDELNREFNRTFDTLKKVQTMENSAAVSAKTNEFRQDKVQIMAPIEDLQLKEDKEKRADDILLAVTSAESAADVPSPRPKSQAGLASPTPVSQSVSASPKPVAKKKIRVALSENSKARVVPSSRLGRMFSFGSLAAGLGVGTVAQYARNTFQQVTGNVDESANSFLSPANAERIVDTLCKVRGAALKLGQLLSIQDDSMISPELQRIFQRVRQSADFMPSWQVEKVMSSQLGPEWRHRVASFEDKPFAAASIGQVHLAVLHDGKEVAVKVQYPGVAKGINSDIDNLVGVMKVWNMFPKGMFIDNIVEVAKKELSWEVDYIREAECTKKFKKLLAPYPEYFVPDVIDELCAPEVITTELIDGVPLDKLFDAAYEVRVDIAYKIMQLCLREMFVLRCMQTDPNWANFFYNPTTKQVILLDFGATREYSKEFMDQYIEIIHAASLGDRDAILRMSKEMKFLTGYESKMMEQTHVDTVMIMGEVFTGGGGGFDFGTQQTTRRIHALVPTILAQRLCPPPEEIYSLHRKLSGVFLLCAKLRVKLDCTAMFQEIYQQYKTDSFR, from the exons ATGTCTCACATTAACGACTTGATAGGCGTATTGAGAGGTCTTCGGTTAGTGGTGGAAGCGGGGGTCAAGGCACAGGCTGAAGCATCTACCCTAATATGGAACACCTCTAGCTTAAAGCCATTGCTGTCCAACTGCCCGACTAACCCATTAGCCATGAACCCCAACCCACCATCCGCTAAAGAGTTAATGGAGAGGGCGTTTGTAGTCGCACATGGCTTTAGACAGTTTGCGGCTATGCATGTCCCAAATGTGAATGCCTCTACAGCAAGCCCTGAGATGGATCAACAGATGAAAGACGAAATTGACGAGCTGAACAGGGAGTTCAACAGGACATTTGATACTTTGAAAAAAGTTCAGACAATGGAAAACTCAGCTGCGGTTTCTGCCAAAACCAATGAATTCCGGCAGGATAAAGTACAGATAATGGCACCTATTGAGGATTTACAATTGAAAGAAGACAAAGAAAAGAGGGCTGATGATATTCTTCTGGCTGTTACTTCTGCTGAATCTGCGGCAGATGTGCCTAGTCCCAGGCCAAAGAGTCAAGCTGGCCTTGCATCGCCGACGCCTGTGTCCCAATCTGTGTCCGCATCGCCGAAGCCTGTGGCTAAGAAAAAGATTAGAGTTGCT CTAAGCGAGAATTCGAAAGCCCGCGTTGTGCCTTCTTCCCGCCTCGGCCGTATGTTTTCATTTGGATCGCTGGCAGCGGGACTTGGGGTAGGGACAGTTGCTCAATACGCTCGGAACACGTTCCAGCAGGTGACTGGTAACGTTGACGAGTCCGCCAACTCGTTCCTGTCTCCGGCAAACGCGGAGAGGATCGTCGATACGCTTTGTAAAGTCAGAG GTGCTGCTCTAAAGCTTGGCCAACTGCTAAGCATTCAAGATGACTCGATGATATCTCCAGAGCTGCAGCGTATTTTCCAACGCGTGCGCCAGTCTGCCGACTTCATGCCGTCGTGGCAGGTGGAAAAGGTCATGAGTTCACAACTTGGGCCCGAGTGGAGGCACAGGGTCGCGAGCTTCGAGGACAAGCCATTTGCTGCTGCCTCTATTG GTCAAGTCCACCTGGCTGTGCTACACGACGGCAAGGAGGTAGCAGTCAAGGTCCAGTACCCAGGCGTCGCTAAAGGGATCAACAGCGATATCGACAACCTCGTGGGAGTTATGAAG GTATGGAACATGTTTCCCAAAGGGATGTTCATAGACAACATAGTGGAGGTTGCTAAGAAAGAGCTGTCATGGGAAGTGGACTACATACGTGAAGCCGAATGCACCAAGAAGTTCAAGAAACTGCTCGCTCCCTACCCGGAGTACTTCGTGCCTGATGTTATTG ACGAGTTATGTGCCCCAGAGGTAATAACAACTGAACTGATTGACGGAGTGCCGCTAGACAAACTGTTTGACGCAGCGTACGAAGTTCGCGTTGATATAGCCTACAAGATCATGCAGTTGTGCCTCCGAGAAATGTTTGTACTGCGGTGCATGCAAACTGACCCCAACTGGGCCAATTTCTTCTACAACCCGACTACTAAACAG GTGATTCTACTGGACTTCGGAGCCACCCGGGAGTACTCGAAAGAGTTTATGGACCAGTACATTGAGATCATTCACGCGGCGTCTCTGGGTGACAGGGATGCTATACTGCGGATGTCAAAGGAGATGAAGTTCCTGACTGGTTATGAATCTAAG ATGATGGAACAGACGCACGTGGACACGGTGATGATCATGGGCGAGGTGTTCACGGGCGGAGGCGGCGGCTTCGACTTCGGCACGCAGCAGACCACGCGCCGCATCCACGCGCTCGTGCCCACCATCCTCGCGCAGCGCCTGTGTCCGCCGCCCGAGGAGATCTACTCGCTGCACCGCAAGCTGTCCGGCGTCTTCCTGCTCTGCGCCAAGCTGCGCGTCAAGCTGGACTGCACCGCCATGTTCCAGGAGATCTACCAGCAGTACAAGACCGACAGCTTCAGATAG
- the LOC110379461 gene encoding atypical kinase COQ8B, mitochondrial isoform X1, with protein MQYTVMSHINDLIGVLRGLRLVVEAGVKAQAEASTLIWNTSSLKPLLSNCPTNPLAMNPNPPSAKELMERAFVVAHGFRQFAAMHVPNVNASTASPEMDQQMKDEIDELNREFNRTFDTLKKVQTMENSAAVSAKTNEFRQDKVQIMAPIEDLQLKEDKEKRADDILLAVTSAESAADVPSPRPKSQAGLASPTPVSQSVSASPKPVAKKKIRVALSENSKARVVPSSRLGRMFSFGSLAAGLGVGTVAQYARNTFQQVTGNVDESANSFLSPANAERIVDTLCKVRGAALKLGQLLSIQDDSMISPELQRIFQRVRQSADFMPSWQVEKVMSSQLGPEWRHRVASFEDKPFAAASIGQVHLAVLHDGKEVAVKVQYPGVAKGINSDIDNLVGVMKVWNMFPKGMFIDNIVEVAKKELSWEVDYIREAECTKKFKKLLAPYPEYFVPDVIDELCAPEVITTELIDGVPLDKLFDAAYEVRVDIAYKIMQLCLREMFVLRCMQTDPNWANFFYNPTTKQVILLDFGATREYSKEFMDQYIEIIHAASLGDRDAILRMSKEMKFLTGYESKMMEQTHVDTVMIMGEVFTGGGGGFDFGTQQTTRRIHALVPTILAQRLCPPPEEIYSLHRKLSGVFLLCAKLRVKLDCTAMFQEIYQQYKTDSFR; from the exons GTCATGTCTCACATTAACGACTTGATAGGCGTATTGAGAGGTCTTCGGTTAGTGGTGGAAGCGGGGGTCAAGGCACAGGCTGAAGCATCTACCCTAATATGGAACACCTCTAGCTTAAAGCCATTGCTGTCCAACTGCCCGACTAACCCATTAGCCATGAACCCCAACCCACCATCCGCTAAAGAGTTAATGGAGAGGGCGTTTGTAGTCGCACATGGCTTTAGACAGTTTGCGGCTATGCATGTCCCAAATGTGAATGCCTCTACAGCAAGCCCTGAGATGGATCAACAGATGAAAGACGAAATTGACGAGCTGAACAGGGAGTTCAACAGGACATTTGATACTTTGAAAAAAGTTCAGACAATGGAAAACTCAGCTGCGGTTTCTGCCAAAACCAATGAATTCCGGCAGGATAAAGTACAGATAATGGCACCTATTGAGGATTTACAATTGAAAGAAGACAAAGAAAAGAGGGCTGATGATATTCTTCTGGCTGTTACTTCTGCTGAATCTGCGGCAGATGTGCCTAGTCCCAGGCCAAAGAGTCAAGCTGGCCTTGCATCGCCGACGCCTGTGTCCCAATCTGTGTCCGCATCGCCGAAGCCTGTGGCTAAGAAAAAGATTAGAGTTGCT CTAAGCGAGAATTCGAAAGCCCGCGTTGTGCCTTCTTCCCGCCTCGGCCGTATGTTTTCATTTGGATCGCTGGCAGCGGGACTTGGGGTAGGGACAGTTGCTCAATACGCTCGGAACACGTTCCAGCAGGTGACTGGTAACGTTGACGAGTCCGCCAACTCGTTCCTGTCTCCGGCAAACGCGGAGAGGATCGTCGATACGCTTTGTAAAGTCAGAG GTGCTGCTCTAAAGCTTGGCCAACTGCTAAGCATTCAAGATGACTCGATGATATCTCCAGAGCTGCAGCGTATTTTCCAACGCGTGCGCCAGTCTGCCGACTTCATGCCGTCGTGGCAGGTGGAAAAGGTCATGAGTTCACAACTTGGGCCCGAGTGGAGGCACAGGGTCGCGAGCTTCGAGGACAAGCCATTTGCTGCTGCCTCTATTG GTCAAGTCCACCTGGCTGTGCTACACGACGGCAAGGAGGTAGCAGTCAAGGTCCAGTACCCAGGCGTCGCTAAAGGGATCAACAGCGATATCGACAACCTCGTGGGAGTTATGAAG GTATGGAACATGTTTCCCAAAGGGATGTTCATAGACAACATAGTGGAGGTTGCTAAGAAAGAGCTGTCATGGGAAGTGGACTACATACGTGAAGCCGAATGCACCAAGAAGTTCAAGAAACTGCTCGCTCCCTACCCGGAGTACTTCGTGCCTGATGTTATTG ACGAGTTATGTGCCCCAGAGGTAATAACAACTGAACTGATTGACGGAGTGCCGCTAGACAAACTGTTTGACGCAGCGTACGAAGTTCGCGTTGATATAGCCTACAAGATCATGCAGTTGTGCCTCCGAGAAATGTTTGTACTGCGGTGCATGCAAACTGACCCCAACTGGGCCAATTTCTTCTACAACCCGACTACTAAACAG GTGATTCTACTGGACTTCGGAGCCACCCGGGAGTACTCGAAAGAGTTTATGGACCAGTACATTGAGATCATTCACGCGGCGTCTCTGGGTGACAGGGATGCTATACTGCGGATGTCAAAGGAGATGAAGTTCCTGACTGGTTATGAATCTAAG ATGATGGAACAGACGCACGTGGACACGGTGATGATCATGGGCGAGGTGTTCACGGGCGGAGGCGGCGGCTTCGACTTCGGCACGCAGCAGACCACGCGCCGCATCCACGCGCTCGTGCCCACCATCCTCGCGCAGCGCCTGTGTCCGCCGCCCGAGGAGATCTACTCGCTGCACCGCAAGCTGTCCGGCGTCTTCCTGCTCTGCGCCAAGCTGCGCGTCAAGCTGGACTGCACCGCCATGTTCCAGGAGATCTACCAGCAGTACAAGACCGACAGCTTCAGATAG